A region of the Theileria equi strain WA chromosome 4 map unlocalized gcontig_1105316255039, whole genome shotgun sequence genome:
ATTGCACTTTACGCGTATTTTCCGTCCCAAACGGTCGTTTAGTATCACTTCGATCATCTGTAGGTTTCGTGTATCGCAATTTGGCACAATGGAGAGATAAACAGCCATAAACCGATCAATTTAATGAAAAACTAACCTGAGCCATTTTGATTAGCCACAAAAACGTCAACTGAACGACAAC
Encoded here:
- a CDS encoding ubiquitin, putative (encoded by transcript BEWA_054030A), whose protein sequence is MAQMIEVILNDRLGRKIRVKCNSDDTILDLKKLVAAQTGKNL